The following are encoded together in the Candidatus Flexicrinis proximus genome:
- a CDS encoding response regulator transcription factor — protein MSTMTTKPITVQIVEDHEIFQHGLIRALEMAGNMAVVGRASTGLAGLQGVRQNHPDIVLMDINLPDINGVQLTRQLMQERVSSKIILLTAHHDPTQTLYAMRSGAYGYCGKDIGPSELIGMIDSVYNGKYFIDHEVLTPEQFHAWMDLQLSTVSHNARETSTGHYVPLSPRELEILTCLTMGMSNKEIAVHLSISQQTVKNHMTSIMTKLNVSDRTQAALTALRNGWVSR, from the coding sequence GTGTCTACAATGACGACTAAGCCGATCACCGTTCAGATCGTTGAAGATCACGAGATTTTCCAACATGGATTAATCCGTGCTCTTGAGATGGCTGGCAATATGGCGGTAGTTGGCCGCGCATCAACTGGGTTGGCGGGGCTTCAGGGTGTCCGCCAAAACCATCCCGATATCGTCCTGATGGACATCAACCTGCCCGATATCAACGGCGTACAGCTGACACGCCAGCTCATGCAGGAGCGGGTGTCCTCAAAGATTATCCTGCTGACGGCTCACCATGATCCGACCCAGACGCTGTATGCGATGCGCTCCGGTGCGTATGGCTACTGCGGCAAGGATATCGGCCCGTCGGAACTTATCGGGATGATCGACAGCGTCTACAACGGTAAGTATTTTATCGATCACGAGGTCCTGACGCCGGAGCAGTTCCATGCCTGGATGGACCTTCAGCTCTCGACTGTTAGCCACAACGCGCGTGAGACCTCAACCGGCCACTATGTGCCGCTGAGTCCGCGCGAGCTTGAGATCCTCACCTGCCTGACGATGGGCATGTCGAACAAGGAAATAGCCGTTCATTTGAGCATTAGTCAGCAGACGGTCAAGAATCATATGACATCAATTATGACCAAATTGAATGTCAGTGATCGCACCCAGGCCGCCCTGACTGCACTGCGTAATGGATGGGTCAGTCGCTGA
- a CDS encoding PDZ domain-containing protein has product MKHFRSLIIVGVLAVTILGIAAIASAQDATAVPETTTTETTTGSPSPFLGIVYEAAEGGVAVTDVVADSPAAAAGIAVGDVITALGGTAVTIDNLRDTVLTFAVGDTVSVALTRGEEQLTLDVTLAAVPAQFQFGRGNRDERGFGRPDAGILRLNRPTLGIGIDDSDAGVVVTQVVEGSPAEVAGIAVDDVITAINGTAVATARDAAVAVAEAGSAAEVGEFPVTVSVTRGEEALELTATLVKAELPALPEFPNMPGLGGRGERGGMGFGMGGFQIVPREGEEGAFNVVIPYTPADPAAVTQDVIDALASIGITIAPREGAEGVFDLTIPAESLGNGGILGDLQGMLPDGLEVFGFHGGNLNFAGPMGHSFQFSIPDQAVPATPETPEGSL; this is encoded by the coding sequence ATGAAGCACTTTCGCAGTCTGATCATTGTCGGCGTGCTTGCCGTTACTATCCTCGGCATCGCCGCCATCGCCAGCGCTCAGGACGCTACTGCTGTTCCTGAGACCACAACCACCGAGACAACCACGGGTTCGCCTAGTCCATTCCTTGGCATCGTCTATGAAGCCGCAGAGGGCGGCGTCGCGGTCACCGATGTGGTGGCCGACAGCCCCGCTGCCGCCGCTGGCATCGCAGTTGGCGACGTGATTACCGCCCTCGGCGGCACCGCCGTCACCATCGACAATTTGCGCGATACCGTCCTCACCTTCGCCGTTGGCGATACGGTCAGCGTCGCACTGACCCGCGGCGAAGAACAGCTCACGCTCGACGTGACCCTGGCGGCTGTCCCGGCTCAGTTCCAATTCGGGCGCGGCAATCGTGACGAACGCGGCTTTGGCCGTCCGGATGCGGGAATCCTGCGCCTGAACCGCCCGACCCTGGGTATCGGCATCGATGACTCGGACGCCGGCGTGGTCGTCACGCAGGTCGTTGAAGGCAGCCCCGCCGAAGTTGCCGGCATCGCGGTCGACGACGTGATCACCGCTATCAATGGCACCGCCGTGGCGACCGCCCGTGACGCCGCTGTTGCGGTCGCGGAAGCGGGTTCGGCTGCCGAAGTCGGTGAGTTCCCCGTAACGGTTAGCGTGACACGCGGTGAGGAAGCGCTCGAACTGACGGCTACCCTGGTCAAGGCCGAACTGCCCGCGCTGCCCGAGTTCCCGAATATGCCTGGGCTCGGCGGACGTGGTGAACGCGGCGGCATGGGCTTCGGCATGGGCGGTTTCCAGATCGTCCCGCGTGAAGGTGAAGAGGGCGCGTTCAACGTCGTGATCCCCTATACCCCGGCTGATCCCGCGGCAGTCACTCAGGACGTGATCGATGCTCTGGCCTCGATCGGTATCACCATCGCCCCGCGTGAAGGTGCTGAAGGCGTGTTCGATCTGACTATCCCGGCTGAGTCGCTCGGTAACGGCGGCATCCTCGGCGATCTGCAGGGCATGCTTCCTGACGGCCTCGAGGTCTTCGGGTTCCACGGCGGCAATCTAAACTTCGCCGGCCCGATGGGTCACAGCTTCCAGTTCTCGATCCCCGACCAGGCTGTTCCAGCCACACCGGAAACACCCGAGGGTTCACTGTAA
- the dps gene encoding DNA starvation/stationary phase protection protein Dps, translating to MANERTFPTRIDLSAKTRKTSIALLNQAIADLSDLHSQLKQAHWNLKGMEFIALHELFDTLAGEVSAHVDEIAERLTALGGFAFGTVRMAAAHSKLPEMDVELTSGPEYVKALADRYGLVANSTRKAIDTTDEAGDANTADLFTGISRDLDKRLWFLEAHLIK from the coding sequence ATGGCTAACGAACGCACCTTCCCTACCCGCATTGATCTTTCGGCCAAGACCCGCAAGACCAGCATCGCGCTGCTCAACCAGGCGATCGCAGACCTGAGCGACCTGCACTCGCAGCTCAAGCAGGCCCACTGGAACCTGAAAGGCATGGAGTTCATCGCGCTGCACGAGTTGTTCGATACACTGGCGGGCGAGGTTTCGGCCCATGTCGATGAGATCGCTGAGCGGTTGACAGCGCTTGGCGGATTCGCCTTCGGTACCGTACGGATGGCCGCGGCGCATTCGAAGCTGCCGGAGATGGATGTCGAACTGACGAGCGGGCCGGAATATGTCAAGGCGCTGGCCGACCGCTACGGTCTGGTCGCCAATAGCACACGCAAGGCGATCGACACCACCGACGAAGCCGGCGACGCGAACACTGCCGACCTGTTCACGGGCATCAGCCGCGACCTCGACAAGCGCCTGTGGTTCCTTGAGGCGCACCTGATCAAGTAG
- a CDS encoding response regulator transcription factor: MRVLVIAEGVLARAGLSALLADVAEADITGQIAPAETLADDIDLYRPDAVVFDLGFDPQRWLSMVANLTVPAVLLLPDAASAYPVAAVIPAGLAVALVLREADPHRLPFVLSAVEAGLVVLDPVLSTALLPSGASAEEMTFERLTAREVEVLQLMASGLTNKAIGVRLNISANTVKYHVNTILSKLGAQSRTEAVVRGGRLGLVML; the protein is encoded by the coding sequence ATGAGAGTACTGGTCATCGCTGAGGGCGTCCTTGCCCGCGCAGGGCTTTCGGCGCTCCTGGCTGACGTGGCCGAAGCCGATATCACCGGTCAGATCGCGCCGGCGGAGACGCTGGCCGACGATATCGACCTGTACCGGCCCGACGCCGTCGTCTTTGACCTGGGGTTCGACCCGCAGCGCTGGCTGTCGATGGTGGCCAACCTGACGGTGCCGGCGGTCCTGCTGCTCCCGGACGCGGCGAGCGCCTACCCGGTTGCGGCAGTGATACCGGCCGGGCTGGCGGTGGCGCTGGTGCTCCGCGAGGCCGACCCGCACCGTCTGCCATTCGTGCTCAGCGCGGTGGAAGCGGGATTAGTCGTCCTCGATCCTGTCCTGTCAACAGCGCTGCTGCCCTCGGGCGCAAGCGCAGAGGAGATGACCTTTGAAAGACTCACCGCACGCGAGGTCGAAGTGCTGCAGCTGATGGCGTCTGGCCTGACCAACAAAGCAATCGGCGTACGCCTGAATATCAGCGCGAATACGGTGAAATATCATGTCAACACCATCCTGTCCAAGCTGGGCGCGCAGAGCCGCACAGAAGCGGTCGTGCGCGGTGGCCGGCTGGGACTGGTGATGCTGTAA
- a CDS encoding PHP domain-containing protein, giving the protein MTIRSQGRADLHMHTTVSDGLMTPQQLLDHVARRGNLNIIAITDHDRIDGSVWAYARRERYPFDIVPGVEVSSAEGHILALWVTEPIPAGLSMAETAAAIHQIGGVAILAHPFFTQMGRIRMAARIYRRDPEYLLHTGIDGLEGYNASVVLPGTNFAAQKVARFLGLPVTGGSDAHTLGAIGTGTTLFNGRLGDELRACLMAGQTSVEGRPWPLREYGNFVADFISRRGKIVLDELDLPETDEDHENPAAAYETR; this is encoded by the coding sequence ATGACGATTCGTTCGCAAGGCCGCGCTGACCTTCACATGCATACCACTGTCAGCGACGGCCTCATGACCCCGCAGCAGCTCCTCGATCATGTGGCGCGCCGCGGGAACCTGAATATCATTGCCATCACCGACCATGACCGCATCGACGGCAGCGTCTGGGCGTATGCCCGCCGCGAGCGCTACCCGTTCGATATCGTCCCAGGTGTTGAGGTCAGCAGCGCGGAAGGCCACATCCTTGCGCTGTGGGTGACCGAGCCGATCCCTGCCGGCCTGTCGATGGCTGAAACCGCCGCCGCGATTCACCAGATTGGCGGGGTCGCCATCCTCGCCCATCCATTCTTTACCCAGATGGGCCGCATTCGCATGGCCGCGCGCATTTACCGCCGCGATCCCGAATATCTGCTGCATACCGGCATCGATGGTCTTGAGGGCTATAACGCTTCCGTCGTCTTGCCGGGGACGAACTTCGCCGCCCAGAAGGTCGCCCGGTTTCTGGGGCTGCCCGTGACCGGTGGTAGCGACGCCCACACCCTGGGCGCGATCGGCACTGGAACAACCTTGTTCAACGGTCGACTGGGTGACGAACTGCGCGCCTGCCTCATGGCCGGGCAGACCAGCGTCGAAGGACGCCCCTGGCCGCTGCGCGAATATGGCAATTTCGTGGCAGATTTCATCTCGCGGCGCGGCAAGATCGTCCTGGATGAGCTGGACCTGCCCGAAACCGATGAAGACCACGAGAACCCTGCGGCGGCCTACGAAACACGCTAG
- a CDS encoding methylglyoxal synthase encodes MTEPTKTLALIAHDGKKAEMVAFALKYRDVLERYRLVATSTTGRLLNDSCNLEVERLLSGPIGGDAQIAARVAEGRVAAVFFFVDPLGKHPHDPDIQSLLRICNAHNVPLATNPATAAFIISTQAL; translated from the coding sequence ATGACCGAACCTACCAAGACCCTCGCCTTGATCGCCCATGACGGCAAAAAAGCCGAGATGGTCGCCTTCGCCCTCAAATATCGGGACGTATTGGAACGCTACCGGTTGGTAGCCACCAGCACCACCGGTCGCCTGCTAAACGACTCCTGTAATCTGGAGGTGGAGCGCCTCCTGTCCGGCCCGATCGGCGGCGATGCCCAGATCGCGGCACGCGTGGCAGAGGGCAGAGTCGCGGCGGTCTTCTTCTTTGTAGACCCGCTCGGCAAGCACCCTCACGACCCCGACATCCAATCCCTGCTGCGCATCTGCAACGCCCATAACGTGCCGCTGGCCACCAATCCCGCCACCGCCGCCTTCATTATCTCGACACAGGCGCTCTAA
- a CDS encoding amino acid hydroxylase yields MTELRRPFKPFAPADDRIWSMLWDKQIANCRQHASSLWLDGLDLLGLDPARIPDFEALSRRLHELSGWELVSTDVIFSDGQTWFEHLARRQFLITEYIRDEKDLLYTPLPDIWHDSFGHLPLMANPRYADYVEHFAHVALRYGKEERKSLGSLWWYTIEFGFIIEDGEMKALGAGLMSSPGEMEHALSAVVAKVPFSVEAFESISPSPHEMHRTLFILDSMAQLETSAEAWVARHETMKA; encoded by the coding sequence ATGACCGAGCTTCGCCGTCCGTTCAAGCCCTTCGCGCCTGCAGACGACCGCATCTGGTCGATGCTGTGGGACAAGCAGATTGCCAACTGCCGCCAGCACGCGTCCAGCCTGTGGCTGGATGGCCTCGATCTGCTGGGACTCGATCCGGCGCGCATCCCGGACTTCGAAGCGCTGAGCCGGCGGCTGCACGAACTCAGCGGGTGGGAGCTGGTCAGCACCGATGTGATTTTCAGCGATGGGCAAACCTGGTTTGAACACCTCGCCCGGCGGCAGTTCCTGATCACGGAGTACATCCGGGACGAGAAAGACCTGCTGTATACGCCGCTGCCGGATATCTGGCACGATTCGTTCGGGCATCTGCCGCTGATGGCGAACCCGCGCTATGCCGATTACGTCGAGCACTTCGCCCATGTGGCGCTGCGCTACGGCAAAGAAGAACGCAAGTCGCTCGGCTCTCTGTGGTGGTATACGATCGAGTTCGGCTTCATCATCGAGGATGGCGAAATGAAGGCGCTGGGCGCAGGCCTGATGTCGTCACCCGGCGAGATGGAACATGCGCTGAGCGCGGTGGTGGCAAAAGTGCCGTTCAGTGTCGAGGCTTTCGAGTCGATCAGCCCCAGCCCACACGAGATGCACCGCACATTGTTCATCCTCGACTCGATGGCACAGCTCGAAACATCGGCTGAGGCGTGGGTTGCGCGGCACGAGACAATGAAGGCATGA
- a CDS encoding sugar kinase, with the protein MPYDVVTMGEPLLRLTPPRYKLLDHADTLEVEVGGSEANTAVGLAGLGVRVAYWTRLTNNPLGKMIARTLTDYGVDLSHVTWTERDRVGLYYYEDAAAPRQPRVIYDRANSAASKARPSDIPEGLFGEGNARMLHLTGITPALSYAANGTALHALKLAEDANWRISFDVNFRSRLWPASDAQNGVEPFLRSADLAFIPLRDARLLYGIADSVPAERALDTLAAYYPQAVWVMTLGADGALARDRDGTIWRQSAYAAHTVNRIGSGDAFNAGFLAAYLGGDSLPEALRWACAAAALKRSVPGDLALLTRDDLKRVIAEGHSDVLR; encoded by the coding sequence ATGCCCTACGATGTTGTTACGATGGGAGAGCCGCTGCTGCGCCTCACCCCTCCGCGATACAAACTGCTCGACCATGCCGACACTCTTGAAGTCGAGGTTGGCGGGAGCGAAGCCAATACCGCCGTGGGACTGGCCGGGTTGGGTGTGCGGGTCGCCTATTGGACGCGACTGACCAATAACCCGCTGGGTAAAATGATCGCGCGGACGCTGACGGACTATGGTGTCGATCTGTCGCACGTCACGTGGACGGAGCGAGACCGTGTCGGCCTGTATTATTACGAAGACGCGGCGGCCCCGCGCCAGCCGCGCGTGATCTACGACCGCGCTAACAGTGCTGCCAGCAAGGCGCGCCCGTCAGATATTCCGGAAGGGCTGTTCGGCGAGGGCAACGCGCGCATGCTGCACCTGACCGGAATCACTCCGGCGTTGAGCTACGCTGCGAACGGCACGGCGCTGCACGCGCTCAAGCTGGCCGAAGATGCCAACTGGCGCATCAGCTTCGATGTCAATTTCCGCTCGCGCCTTTGGCCGGCATCCGACGCGCAGAACGGCGTCGAGCCTTTCCTGCGTTCGGCCGACCTGGCATTTATCCCGCTGCGCGACGCGCGGCTGTTGTATGGCATCGCCGACAGCGTACCGGCGGAGCGCGCGCTCGATACGCTGGCCGCCTACTATCCGCAGGCCGTCTGGGTGATGACGCTGGGGGCCGATGGCGCCCTGGCGCGCGATCGCGACGGCACGATCTGGCGTCAGAGCGCCTATGCCGCCCACACGGTCAACCGGATCGGCAGCGGCGACGCGTTCAACGCCGGCTTCCTGGCGGCCTACTTGGGCGGTGACAGCTTGCCTGAAGCGCTGAGATGGGCCTGCGCGGCCGCGGCATTAAAGCGGAGCGTCCCCGGCGACCTGGCGCTGCTGACCCGGGACGATCTCAAGCGGGTGATCGCAGAAGGCCATAGTGACGTCCTGCGCTAG
- a CDS encoding class I SAM-dependent methyltransferase, which translates to MNPKTIRSLNQINADFYAAIAADFDETRGTPWPGWDGVLPFCAEVATVLDAGCGNGRFGLFLADKLDRPLKYHGLDFSPALLEVAKAALDTDSRLSVRLTDRDMIEDGFVPGAYDLVGAFGLLHHIPGREYRRLFMRQLAGLVAPGGTLAVAFWRFLDSDRLRSRLQPWPDDLGTEVEANDYLLDWRRGAHAVRYCHYHDDAEIDTLVVATGLRQVARYRSDGQDNTLNTYVILTRDR; encoded by the coding sequence ATGAACCCCAAAACCATTCGCAGCCTAAACCAGATCAATGCAGACTTCTACGCCGCCATCGCCGCCGATTTCGATGAAACTCGCGGCACGCCCTGGCCTGGCTGGGACGGTGTGCTGCCCTTTTGCGCCGAGGTGGCCACCGTCCTCGACGCGGGCTGCGGCAACGGGCGCTTCGGCCTGTTCCTGGCAGACAAGCTGGATCGGCCCCTCAAATACCACGGCCTCGACTTCAGCCCGGCACTGCTGGAGGTTGCCAAAGCGGCGCTAGATACCGACTCGCGCTTGTCCGTCCGCCTGACGGACCGCGACATGATCGAGGACGGTTTCGTGCCAGGCGCCTACGATCTGGTCGGCGCGTTCGGCTTGCTGCACCACATCCCCGGCCGCGAGTACCGCCGCCTGTTCATGCGCCAGTTGGCCGGGCTTGTCGCCCCCGGCGGGACGCTGGCCGTCGCCTTCTGGCGCTTTCTGGACAGTGACCGGCTGCGCTCGCGCTTACAGCCGTGGCCGGACGATCTCGGCACCGAAGTCGAAGCCAACGACTACCTCCTCGACTGGCGGCGGGGCGCCCACGCGGTCCGCTACTGTCACTATCACGACGACGCCGAAATCGACACGCTGGTCGTGGCCACTGGCCTCAGGCAGGTCGCCCGCTACCGGTCCGACGGTCAGGACAACACGCTCAACACTTACGTAATTCTCACCCGCGACCGGTAA
- a CDS encoding DUF427 domain-containing protein, which produces MSLQIQNKSSKSVIAEGTPADKSAFVFEGNWYFDPAHVDMSHLKVTDRTYTCPYKGVCYWIDLESADLQVRNVGWVYNSPKPGFEMIKDHIGFYARDTAGTLAVRSEEIPA; this is translated from the coding sequence ATGTCATTGCAGATTCAGAATAAGTCCAGCAAGTCCGTGATCGCTGAAGGGACGCCAGCCGACAAATCGGCCTTTGTCTTCGAAGGCAACTGGTATTTCGATCCGGCGCATGTCGATATGTCGCACCTCAAAGTCACCGACCGAACCTATACCTGCCCGTATAAGGGCGTGTGCTACTGGATCGACCTCGAATCGGCCGATCTTCAGGTCAGGAATGTCGGTTGGGTCTATAACAGCCCCAAGCCCGGGTTCGAAATGATTAAGGATCACATCGGCTTCTATGCCCGTGACACCGCCGGCACGCTCGCCGTCCGCAGCGAAGAAATCCCCGCCTAA
- a CDS encoding MOSC domain-containing protein: MTRIEENVVGHVAGLFRYPVKSMAGEELREAKVRWTGVEGDRRYAFLRADGKKSVQIDFPWFTGREYPPLLTYKAAYEASDGKLLGRVRVTTPDGRLLDIDSDALNAELSRRSEKAVSLLQLGRGAYDGSALSLISTASVAEVAQATGHAEISPQRFRPNILVELAGGTHEDQWVGHALAISGGEAPLKIWVTRPDPRCMMININPVTGEQQPEILRHVAKARQNMLGIYATVLAPGVIRPGDPIRLIQPE, from the coding sequence ATGACCCGGATTGAAGAAAATGTTGTCGGACACGTCGCGGGGTTGTTCCGTTATCCAGTGAAGTCGATGGCGGGCGAGGAACTCCGCGAGGCGAAGGTGCGCTGGACAGGTGTGGAAGGCGACCGGCGCTATGCGTTCCTGCGCGCGGATGGCAAGAAGTCGGTGCAAATCGACTTTCCGTGGTTCACGGGACGCGAGTATCCGCCGCTGCTGACCTACAAAGCTGCATATGAAGCAAGTGACGGGAAACTACTGGGGCGTGTCCGGGTCACCACACCGGATGGCCGGCTGCTGGACATCGACAGCGATGCGTTGAACGCCGAGTTGAGTCGGCGGTCGGAAAAAGCGGTATCGCTGCTTCAGCTTGGGCGCGGCGCATACGACGGGTCGGCGCTTTCGCTCATCAGCACGGCTTCAGTCGCGGAGGTCGCCCAGGCCACCGGCCACGCCGAGATCAGCCCACAGCGCTTCCGGCCGAATATCCTGGTCGAGTTGGCGGGCGGGACCCATGAAGACCAGTGGGTCGGCCACGCGCTGGCGATCAGCGGCGGCGAAGCCCCCTTGAAGATCTGGGTCACGAGACCCGATCCGCGATGCATGATGATCAACATCAATCCAGTCACTGGCGAACAGCAGCCCGAAATCCTCAGACACGTCGCAAAGGCGCGTCAAAACATGCTGGGCATTTACGCGACGGTGCTGGCGCCTGGCGTGATCCGGCCCGGCGACCCGATCCGGCTGATTCAGCCGGAATGA
- a CDS encoding SDR family oxidoreductase → MTDVLRGKWALISGASSGLGADFARQLAAMGVNVVLVARREDRLQAVAAEVRQTYGVQAEVIALDLSQEGAPQRLHDRLTAAGRSIDVLINNAGFGLYGRFTELDWAREHEMLQIDITALVHMTRLFAADMVARKSGYILQVSSIGAFTPSPLYASYSAAKSFVLHFSEAINYELRGTGVSVTTTCPGPAETEFLAVAGQDQTWYQRLTMMKSPDVVRISLNAMLRRKGSIVPGLMNAFSAWSFRLLPRRLSTALAERTMRSN, encoded by the coding sequence ATGACGGATGTCTTGCGCGGAAAATGGGCGCTGATCAGCGGCGCATCGAGCGGGCTGGGGGCCGACTTTGCCCGGCAGTTGGCTGCCATGGGGGTGAATGTCGTGCTGGTCGCGCGCCGCGAAGACCGCCTGCAGGCCGTCGCCGCTGAGGTCAGGCAAACCTACGGCGTCCAGGCCGAAGTCATCGCCCTCGACCTCTCCCAGGAAGGTGCGCCACAGCGGCTCCATGACCGGCTCACGGCGGCAGGGCGCAGCATCGATGTGCTGATCAACAACGCCGGCTTCGGCCTGTATGGGCGTTTTACCGAACTCGATTGGGCGCGCGAGCACGAGATGCTGCAAATCGACATCACGGCCCTCGTCCACATGACCAGGTTGTTCGCGGCGGATATGGTCGCCCGTAAGTCCGGCTATATCCTGCAGGTCTCGTCAATTGGCGCTTTCACTCCCTCGCCACTCTATGCCAGTTATTCGGCAGCCAAGTCTTTCGTGCTCCACTTCAGCGAGGCCATCAACTACGAACTGCGCGGGACGGGGGTCAGCGTCACTACAACCTGTCCCGGCCCGGCCGAGACGGAGTTTCTGGCCGTCGCCGGGCAGGACCAGACCTGGTATCAACGCTTGACCATGATGAAATCCCCGGATGTGGTGCGCATCTCGCTCAACGCCATGCTCCGCCGCAAAGGCAGCATCGTCCCCGGCCTGATGAACGCGTTTTCGGCCTGGTCGTTCCGGCTGCTGCCGCGCCGGCTCTCCACGGCTCTGGCCGAACGGACTATGCGCTCGAATTGA
- the murJ gene encoding murein biosynthesis integral membrane protein MurJ encodes MAETDAPSIARASAIVALGNIASRVLGLLRDIVLSNVFGASRALESFNNAVLVSRSIFDLLIAGHVSSAIVPVLSEVESTQGRDALWRVLAALAGAVIAILSVVVLVIIVSSGVIAGIIDEDWQTVELTGRLIQLTAPALLLMSLFALYSGTLYALRIFTYPALAAAVFNLTMVAVTLLFAHGQDGIYAVAAAWIAAAAAQLALQLYGLRRGKLGISFNFRDALVAPVLKRIGWLYVPVIGSLVVDLITTRFLTYALAARAAIEYGNTYMTWATTLIQFPQGLVATAISAAVLPSLSRAALQENQKEYDDTLGLGLRLTTALILPAAAALAVLAVPVIQLVYEHGAFTPYDTGITANALRLYLIGLPFAAWDLLLIYGFYAKQDTVTPASIGVFSFGVYTVAALALFPAFGLYALMMADAVKHITHATLCAVLLIRRRGHLGDQRLMGTLIKSLIASAGMAGAAAIALNLFSGMFGWETLGEVLTVVLSLVVCGVSYAAIAYALKLEEFRMALALFARRLR; translated from the coding sequence ATGGCTGAAACGGACGCCCCTTCCATCGCCCGCGCATCGGCGATTGTCGCGCTCGGTAACATCGCCAGCCGCGTCCTGGGCCTGCTGCGCGACATCGTCCTCTCCAATGTATTCGGCGCCTCACGCGCGCTGGAGTCGTTCAACAATGCCGTGCTGGTCAGCCGGTCGATCTTCGACCTGTTGATCGCGGGCCATGTGAGCAGCGCCATCGTGCCGGTGCTCAGCGAGGTTGAATCGACCCAGGGCCGCGATGCGCTCTGGCGCGTACTCGCGGCGCTGGCCGGCGCGGTGATCGCGATCCTGTCGGTTGTGGTGCTGGTGATCATCGTGTCGTCCGGCGTGATCGCCGGGATAATCGACGAGGACTGGCAGACGGTCGAACTGACGGGCCGGCTGATCCAACTGACCGCGCCGGCGCTGCTGCTGATGAGTCTGTTCGCGCTCTACAGCGGCACGTTATACGCGCTGCGCATCTTCACCTACCCCGCGCTGGCCGCGGCGGTCTTCAACCTGACGATGGTGGCGGTCACGCTGCTGTTCGCGCATGGGCAGGACGGCATTTACGCGGTCGCGGCGGCCTGGATCGCGGCGGCGGCGGCGCAGCTGGCCCTGCAGCTATACGGGTTGCGCCGCGGGAAACTGGGCATTTCGTTCAATTTTCGGGACGCGCTGGTCGCGCCGGTCCTCAAGCGGATTGGCTGGCTGTACGTGCCAGTGATCGGCTCGCTGGTAGTGGACCTGATCACGACGCGGTTTCTGACCTATGCGCTGGCGGCCCGCGCGGCAATCGAGTACGGCAACACCTACATGACCTGGGCCACGACACTGATCCAATTCCCGCAGGGGCTGGTTGCGACAGCGATCAGCGCGGCGGTGCTGCCGTCGCTGTCACGGGCGGCGCTGCAAGAGAACCAGAAAGAATATGACGACACGCTGGGGCTGGGCCTGCGGCTGACGACCGCGCTGATTCTGCCGGCAGCGGCGGCGCTGGCGGTACTGGCGGTGCCGGTGATCCAGCTCGTCTACGAACACGGCGCGTTTACGCCGTACGACACGGGCATAACGGCTAACGCGCTGCGGCTGTACCTGATCGGCCTGCCGTTTGCCGCGTGGGACCTGCTGCTGATCTACGGTTTCTACGCCAAACAGGATACGGTGACGCCGGCCAGCATCGGGGTGTTCAGTTTTGGCGTGTATACCGTGGCCGCGCTGGCGCTGTTCCCGGCTTTCGGGCTGTACGCGCTGATGATGGCGGACGCCGTCAAACACATCACCCACGCGACGCTGTGCGCCGTGCTGCTCATCCGGCGGCGCGGACACCTGGGCGATCAACGGCTGATGGGAACGCTGATCAAGTCGCTGATCGCGTCGGCAGGCATGGCAGGAGCGGCAGCGATTGCACTCAACCTCTTCTCCGGCATGTTCGGCTGGGAGACGCTGGGCGAAGTGCTGACGGTCGTGCTGAGCCTGGTGGTGTGCGGCGTGAGCTACGCAGCGATCGCCTATGCGCTGAAACTCGAGGAATTCCGGATGGCGCTGGCGCTGTTCGCGCGCCGCCTGCGCTAG